GGGAGGAATATCGCATTCGAAAAGATAATGACGGAATGATGTACAAGATGCGTTTCCTAAGTGCGCTGTACATGTGGGTCCTCATTGTGATCTGCGGTGAGAGAGCAGTGGGACGAAAGTTGCTAGATGACATTGTCAATTGCACAAGAGAGACTGCCACGTCGCCTGCCGTTGTTGACATAAGTGGATTATTTGACTATGTTCTTTTCAACATAACAAACGAGTTTGAGTTCATACAAGTGTCTATGGAAATCACCCCATGTCCCCGAGAAAAAGAAATCATAGGGATGCATAACCTTACTCGTGAGACGTTCGATGGATTGACTTTTCCTCGGTTGGTGCTAATGGCATTAGAATATGccgaggaagaggaaaggcatGGCTACAAACTCAAGGTGAATAAGGTGAACTTTTCCGAATACATCGCCACAACCGTGACGTGCGGAGAATTCTTGGGCTACCAAGTGAAGGCTGTGGGCGCTTCTGCTTGCGTCTTGTGGGAACTCGGAAATCCTCCCACGATGCACAGTTCCACGAAAAGAACAAATGCGAAAGGACATACTACCATGAGCCGATTAGACGAACTCCACCATCGAGCGACAGCTGCTTACGTCGTGGTCCTCTGCTTCACCCTGACGACCTTCTTCGTCTTGCAGCTGGTGAAAAAGTGTAGCGGGAGGAGCGAGCAAGGAGCTGCTGAAAGGTATTGCGTCACAATAAAGCACTTTTTCATCTGGGTCAAAATAAAGAATTCTCAAATATCACAACCATTGCCACTAGTCGTTATGCATTTTGTTGATCAATATGTTATGTTTACCGACAATTTTCTGATGTTTCTGTAGATctgaatctctttttttttcttcttcttttttttagagtaCCCACCGAAGAAGGACCATGAACCTCTGCAACAGAAGAACAACAGGAAGTACTGACACTACAGTGAAGTGTTCCAGAGATGATGCTGTTTTCTAAATAAATGGatctgaaaattataataaaatatgagtaAAGGATAAAGAGATTATCTTTCACTTAGAATGTAAGAGTTGAAATTGTTCTTACGTTTACATGATATGTAACATTGGAACATAATGACATGAACCGCTAGACTATGTACTGAGCACTGATTTTAACtctgcatgtgatatatatatacatatatatatatatatatatatatatatatatatatatatatatatatatatatatatgtatatatatatatatatatatatatatatgtgtgtgtgtgtgtgtgtgtgtgtgtgtgtgtgtgtgtgtgtgtgtgtgtgtgtgtgtgtggtgtgtgtgttgttggtgtgtgtgtgtgtgtgtgtgtgttgttttatatatatatatatatatatatatatatgtatatgtatatacagtatatttatgtatatatatatatatatatatatatatatattatatatatatatatacagataatatatatatatatataatatatataataataatatattatatatattctatatatatatatatatatatatatattatatcatatctatatattatatactattatatattatatgatatatatagtcatgttgtgtggggtgtgtgttgtgtgtgtgtgtggtgtgtgtgtgtgtgtgtgtgtgtgtgtgtgtgtgtgtgtgtgcgtgcgcgcgcgcgtgcgtgcgtgcgtgcgtgcgtgcgtgcgtgagatgagtgagaatgaatatcttcacgtgagatgtatttaatcggtttcgattatatctacgtcagaaatacatgataataatattgattttgatgctactaatgatattgataataatgacgatgataagaataatcagaacagtaataataaaaatgatgataatgatagaagtactgataagacaaataataatgaaaatagcataaattaaaaataatgctaatgacaaaataatcgtaatataatgataataataataacaataataacaataataatagtaataataatgataataacaacaataataacaatagtaatgataatggtgatgatgatgtagatgattacgctaaaaaatatgataaatacaataacaatgataatgatgatagcaatgataacagtgacaataccAATGGCAATGGTcattataattatagcaataagaaTAGCTACTAGAATAATAAAAGGCCAAATAGTAatcaagataatgaaaatattgtaatactactaacaataatgataataaaaagataccgATATCAATGACAcgaggataatagtaatactagcaatgatgataatgataatactattaatgatgataatgatcatgatattgatcataataataataataataacactaataatactaatgattaatcgGTTCAAGATTGCCTAACCATCATCCCCAAGACGGTCTAGACACGATAAGGTAAAAGTGATGCTTTCTGTTATAAAAGGCGTGATATCAGTCAGATAACGTTTACTGATAGCTAGAACTTATTTACATGATCTCATATTGCAGTAGTCAACTCATGATCCCTGTGACCTTTCGCAGCCTTgcttatcatttttctctctctctcttttcttcttttgttaccatgagaattatatatatatatatatatatatatatatatatatatatatatgtatgtatatatatatagtatatatatactatatatatattatatatatatatatatatattatatatatatatataattatatattatatatatataaatatataatcttatgatgttgtgtgtgtgtgtgtgtatttatttattacacacacacacacacacgcacacacacacacacaccacacacactatatatatatatatatatatatatatatatatatatatatatatatatatatatatatattgtgtgtgtgtgtgtgtgtgtgtgtgtgtgtgtgtgtgtgtgtgtgtgtgtgtgtgtgtgtgtgtgtgtgtgtgcgtgtgtgtgtgtgtgtgtgtgtatattatatgtatatatatatatatatatatatatatatatatatatatatatatatataatatataacatatacacacatatccttatatataaatgattacatatatgcatatatgtgtttgtttatatatatatatatatatatatatatatatatatatatatatatatatatatatatatatatatataaacatgcaacacacacacacaaaaacagtcaCTGACATATAAAGGGAGCTGGACTTGAGGTAGGCGGTAAGAACATCAACAAatgctccagcaagctctcggtaaaaactaagttgcttatgcaaaaagggttttaaaagtatCGTTCAACAGAGATAAGAGAGTACGGAtgttcaatactcaaataataaatgaaacggtGAACTCAGGTGCCaccatgaaaacagttaaaagaagactcggaatagggagaaatcaaatatatgcagtaaagaaaccagacggagaagtgacatataataagaatgacatcATAAGAGTAGAGGAAGACTtatacagggatctatacaactcaaatgaacagccacagatagaagcgaatggggtaactagagacgtacctaactcacaacagaagaaatacaaAGAGTGCTTAAAGAcatgagaagaaggaaaacaccaggtgaagacagaattagtatagaccttataatggaTGCAGGAAAAATAGCaatagtgaaactagccaatctttttaacaaaagccttatcaacggaaaaactccgaaatcCTGGAAAATACAATTATTTTGCTACATAAAAAGAAAGGATCTCAAAAAAACTagcgacccataagcctcctttcagttacttacaaactgtccacaaaagtcatcacaactcacatctctgacagtctggattctaaccagcctagagaacaggcaggcttccgcagtggagtctcaacaacagaccactcGAGAATAagtaaacgaatataggaaactcctGTGTATGACATTCATCGATTGCGAAGAGGCATTTGAATCTATACAAATACCAACAGTaccagaagctattcgaagacagggagtagaggaggtatattgtaaaatattgaaagatatatatatatatatatatatatatatatatatatatatatatatatatatatatatatatatatatataaatatacgaagatgggacagcaaccatcaagcttcacacggaaaccgataaaataccaattaaaaaatgtGTTAGGGCGATACCATCTTACCAAACTGTTTACACCTTGCCTTGAGGaaaattcaagaagctagaatgaaacggaaagggtatcagaataggagacgaatccttaaacaatctaagatttgcagatgatactgttctcttcagtgaatctgcaaatgaaatgcagaactaataaacgatctaatagagaaagtctgaaagttggacttgggatgaacaagaaaaagactaagattatgTTAAACAGTAGAATTCAATTCGAacaaatacatgtacaaggcgaagcgcaagaggtaatggacaagtatatataactAGGATatctcgtacagacaaacacctCCAGCGAAGAGGAAATTCAGCGAGGCATCAGTCTAGGCTTTAGCGCCTTCGCCAGACACAgttgcatactaagaggctccttgctattatgtttacaaaagaaaagtctttaaccaatgcgtcctcccagttatgacctatggataagAAAATGGACTATTACCAGACtactggagagaaaagagataagtgcccagagatggagaggttgatgctgggaattagcctaagagatcggatgagggtgacgtggatcagggaacagacaaaagtggaagatatacttgtgagcatcaaaaagaaaaaatggcaatgggcaggtcatatatgtcggagacaggacgacaaatggacaaagaaagtaatagattggactatagataacataaagaggccaaggcctAGGCCAATGACAaggtggcgtgacgaaataacgcaATTTGGGGGCCAtggctggaaacaaaaaacgcaagacagacaaagttctAAAAGATTGGGAGAAGCAGTGGAAAGATTCAGgctgatgttgatgatatacatatatatatatatatatatatatatatatatatatatatatatatatatatatatacatatatatatatatatatatatatatatatatatatatattatatacatgtgtatatgtatatatacatacatatacatatgtgtgtgtgttgcatgtatatatatatatatatatatatatatatatatatacatatatatatatatatatatatatatatatatatatatatatatataaatatacatgtatatgtgtgtgtgtgtgtgtgtgtgtgtgtgtgtgtgtgtgtgtgtgtgtgtgtgtgtgtgtgtgtgtgtgtgtgtgtgtgtgtgtgcgtgtgtgcgtgttgtgtgtgtgtctgtgtgtttatgtgtgtgaatgtgtgtctgtgtgaatacgtgtaatataaatatatatataaatatctatatctatatttatatctatatctatatatatacatatatatgtatatatatatacatatatatatatatatatatatatatatatatatatatatatatatatatatatatatatatatatatctgtatacttataaatatgcatatatatatgcatatatatatatatatatatatatatatatatattatcattattactatagagggggaaaggggatcgttgggactgtagcaactaccgtggcattacactgctcagcataccaggcaaggttcttgcccacattcttctgaaacggatccgcaaccacctactgaggcatcagagaccggagcagtctggatttactcctggcaggtccacaatagaccgtatactagcgcttcgagtaattgtggaacgccgtcgtgagtttggtcgtgggttgctcgcagcctacatcgacctcaagaaggcgtttgactcggtgcatcgggaatcgctatgggagatcctgaggctcaggggaattccgacacagattattggcctgatagcaagcctctataatggtacggaaagtgctgtaaagtgtggtgggagtatgtcgaacttcttccctgttaattcaggggtgaggcaaggctgtgtccttgcacccacacttttcaacacttgtatggactggataatgggcagagctactagccaaagtcagtgcggagcaacactaggcaatattaaggtctcggaccttgactttgccgacgatgttgccatcctatctgagtccttggagtcacttgtggcggctcttgatgcatttagcaatgaggcgaagccctaggcctagaggtctcctggaccaagaccagattcaggacttggggcctgttagggg
The Penaeus monodon isolate SGIC_2016 chromosome 18, NSTDA_Pmon_1, whole genome shotgun sequence genome window above contains:
- the LOC119584258 gene encoding uncharacterized protein LOC119584258, which codes for MMYKMRFLSALYMWVLIVICGERAVGRKLLDDIVNCTRETATSPAVVDISGLFDYVLFNITNEFEFIQVSMEITPCPREKEIIGMHNLTRETFDGLTFPRLVLMALEYAEEEERHGYKLKVNKVNFSEYIATTVTCGEFLGYQVKAVGASACVLWELGNPPTMHSSTKRTNAKGHTTMSRLDELHHRATAAYVVVLCFTLTTFFVLQLVKKCSGRSEQGAAERVPTEEGP